A genome region from Gloeocapsopsis sp. IPPAS B-1203 includes the following:
- a CDS encoding amino acid ABC transporter substrate-binding protein — MLKWSSLLLSAALLAAPLSGCSRFLYPQLSAQEGGAASGAVLNRVKTRGRLSCGVSGNLPGFSYVTQQGEYNGLDVDICRAIAAAMFDDPQAVDFRNLNAKERFTALQAGEIDVLSRNTTWTISRDTSTGLEFAPTVFYDGQGMMVKQDSGIKDLKGLQGRSVCVQTGTSTEQNLSDQMRKLGVKYTPIVFEDDKATFAAYQQGRCEGVTSDRSQLVAQRSALPNPDEHVLLEIVMSKEPLAPAVRNNDPQWYDTVKWVIFGLIEAEELGITSQNIDSFANSEDPVVRRLLGTEGDLGQGLGLTNDFIARAIREVGNYGEIYNRNLGPDTQLNLPRGQNELWTDGGLHYAPPFR; from the coding sequence ATGCTCAAATGGAGTTCCCTGCTGTTGAGTGCAGCACTGTTGGCGGCTCCGCTATCGGGTTGTAGTCGGTTTTTATATCCCCAATTATCTGCCCAAGAAGGTGGTGCGGCATCAGGAGCAGTATTGAATCGGGTGAAAACCCGTGGCAGGTTATCTTGTGGCGTGAGTGGTAATTTGCCAGGATTTAGCTATGTGACTCAACAAGGTGAATATAACGGACTAGATGTTGATATCTGTCGGGCGATCGCCGCAGCAATGTTTGACGATCCACAAGCGGTAGATTTTCGCAATCTCAATGCCAAAGAGCGATTTACCGCATTACAAGCAGGGGAAATTGATGTTCTTAGCCGTAACACTACCTGGACAATTAGTCGCGATACATCAACTGGCTTAGAATTCGCGCCTACAGTGTTTTACGACGGTCAGGGCATGATGGTTAAACAAGATAGCGGCATCAAAGACTTAAAAGGATTGCAGGGAAGATCAGTTTGCGTTCAAACAGGGACAAGTACTGAACAGAACCTTTCTGACCAAATGCGCAAGCTAGGAGTCAAGTATACACCTATTGTCTTTGAAGACGACAAAGCAACCTTTGCTGCCTATCAACAAGGACGCTGTGAAGGAGTCACTAGCGATCGCTCGCAGTTAGTAGCGCAACGCAGTGCTTTACCTAACCCTGACGAACACGTTCTCTTAGAGATTGTCATGTCCAAAGAACCACTCGCACCTGCGGTCAGAAATAACGACCCGCAATGGTATGACACCGTAAAGTGGGTGATCTTTGGCTTAATTGAAGCTGAAGAACTTGGAATTACTTCACAAAACATCGATTCTTTTGCCAATAGTGAAGATCCAGTTGTACGCCGACTACTAGGAACTGAAGGTGACTTAGGGCAAGGTTTAGGTTTAACAAACGACTTTATCGCACGGGCAATTCGTGAAGTTGGTAACTATGGCGAAATCTATAACCGCAACCTTGGTCCTGATACGCAACTCAATCTCCCCCGTGGTCAAAACGAGTTATGGACTGATGGTGGACTACATTATGCACCTCCCTTCCGGTAA
- a CDS encoding phosphotransferase has product MSSPFIPVIHSLPSGKALIEKVLCYYPIATQKCKIYKRGLNDTYLVEAEQNHQYILRVYRHGWRTLDAINFELELLHYLHNCNLPVAYPIAKTTGEFTQAIASPEGQRYAAVFSYAPGQAIGKNINREQSQQLGEVVASIHQATNNFTSRFSRPELHCAYLLDWAMAAISLIFQHRNSDINYLFNLSAQIKAQLVNLALPQTSPYYGICIGDVHSENAHFGGNQPTLFDFDQCGYGWRAFDIAKFIHTTHRWQLDANINKSFMQGYQKIRQLSQTEVNAIPLFTQVAHIWVMGIACAVVEEVLPYGEFTEEWFNSKLALLSKLT; this is encoded by the coding sequence ATGAGTTCTCCATTTATTCCTGTTATTCATTCGCTGCCTTCAGGAAAGGCTTTAATAGAAAAGGTGTTATGCTATTATCCTATAGCGACGCAAAAGTGTAAGATATACAAACGCGGTCTTAATGATACTTATTTAGTCGAAGCCGAACAAAATCATCAATACATTTTGCGCGTTTACCGCCACGGATGGCGAACCTTGGATGCAATTAATTTTGAACTAGAACTATTACATTATCTGCATAATTGCAATTTACCTGTTGCTTACCCAATTGCTAAAACAACAGGTGAATTTACACAAGCGATCGCATCCCCAGAAGGACAACGCTATGCTGCTGTTTTTTCCTATGCACCAGGTCAGGCGATAGGCAAAAATATTAATCGCGAACAAAGTCAACAATTAGGAGAAGTTGTTGCAAGTATTCATCAAGCAACAAATAATTTTACTAGTCGTTTTAGTCGTCCAGAGTTACATTGCGCGTATCTTTTAGATTGGGCAATGGCAGCAATTTCATTAATATTCCAGCATCGCAATAGTGATATCAATTATCTCTTCAATTTAAGTGCGCAAATCAAAGCTCAGTTAGTCAATTTAGCGTTACCTCAAACATCACCCTATTATGGAATTTGTATCGGTGATGTCCATTCAGAAAATGCCCATTTTGGAGGAAATCAACCAACGCTATTTGATTTTGACCAATGCGGCTACGGTTGGCGGGCATTTGATATTGCCAAATTTATTCATACAACCCACCGTTGGCAATTAGATGCCAATATTAATAAATCTTTTATGCAAGGATACCAAAAAATCCGGCAGTTGAGCCAAACTGAAGTTAACGCGATTCCTCTTTTTACACAAGTAGCACACATCTGGGTAATGGGAATTGCTTGCGCTGTCGTAGAAGAAGTTCTACCTTACGGCGAGTTTACCGAAGAATGGTTTAATAGCAAGCTAGCTTTATTAAGTAAGCTTACCTAA